The Lampris incognitus isolate fLamInc1 chromosome 17, fLamInc1.hap2, whole genome shotgun sequence genome contains a region encoding:
- the bbs1 gene encoding Bardet-Biedl syndrome 1 protein gives MSSVPEMNPDSSKWLDAHYDPVANLYTFSSCVNLADLNGDGENTLVIGDLGTGSTNMKLKVYRGTALMSENTLLDLPTGLVSFLMDLHEPRIPAIAVASGPFIYVYKNLRPYFKFTLPGLEINALEQDVWQQVREDQIDPMTMKEMLESIRDKAEVPLSVRSLRFLTLEQRDMEEFVNLHKQQPIRRQTVITCIGTLKKSTADEDGVSCLVIGTESNEIYILDPEAFTILSKLSLPSVPTMMDVTGQFDVEFRIIVACRNGNIYILRRESSKPKYCIELSSHPVGLVRIWKNVVVGCAEENLQGFTQKGKKLWTARLPAPITAMAAMDLPTRGFQAVLVGLANCEVHLYRDKNLLSTIKTPDMVTSICFGRYGREDGTLIMTTKGGGLIVKILKRTAVFDDRDSTPGPPIAQSIRLNVPKKTKLYVDQTMRERESAVVMHRAFQMDLSRMRLASAKAYVKALESSLTPMSASLTEPLKMNAVVQGLGPSFKLTLNVQNTAACRPVMNLTVSFLYDENLYSMRNPFFKIPLLVPGLIYPIETFVECTSDKGISDIIKVFVLSEGRSAPLLTAHINMPVSEGLALN, from the exons ATGTCTTCAGTCCCCGAAATGAACCCCGACTCCAGTAAATGGTTGGACGCCCACTACGACCCCGTAGCCAATCTGTATACATTCTCATCGTGCGTGAATCTGGCGGATCTGAACGGCGATGGTGAAAATACACTGGTGATCGGCGACCTGGGTACGGGTTCGACCAACATGAAGCTGAAGGTGTACCGCGGCACGGCTCTGATGAGTGAGAACACGCTGCTCGACCTGCCCACAGGCTTGGTGTCTTTCCTGATGGATTTACACGAGCCTCGTATTCCTGCTATCGCTGTGGCATCCGGCCCGTTCATATATGTGTATAAAAACCTTAGGCCCTATTTCAAGTTCACCCTACCCGGCCTGGAGATCAATGCCTTGGAACAG GATGTGTGGCAGCAGGTCAGGGAGGATCAGATTGATCCCATGACTATGAAGGAGATGTTGGAGAGCATCCGAGACAAAGCTGAAGTTCCCCTCTCTGTCCGGTCCTTGAGGTTCCTGACGCTGGAGCAGCGGGATATGGAGGAATTTGTGAATCTTCACAAGCAGCAACCAATACGAAGACAG ACCGTCATCACCTGCATTGGAACGCTGAAAAAGAGCACAGCTGATGAGGACGGGGTTAGCTGTCTAGTGATTGGCACTGAGAGTAATGAGATCTACATACTGGATCCTGAGGCTTTCACGATCCTCTCTAAG CTGTCCCTGCCCAGCGTGCCCACTATGATGGATGTGACCGGTCAGTTCGATGTGGAATTCCGCATCATTGTTGCCTGTCGTAACGGGAACATCTACATCCTGCGCAG AGAATCTTCCAAACCCAAATACTGTATCGAGCTCTCCTCCCACCCAGTGGGGCTTGTTAGGATTTGGAAGAATGTGGTGGTGGGCTGTGCTGAAGAGAACCTGCAAGGCTTCACACAGAAG GGAAAAAAGCTGTGGACAGCCAGGCTTCCAGCCCCTATCACTGCCATGGCGGCCATGGACCTCCCCACCAGGGGATTCCAGGCGGTTTTGGTGGGCCTAGCCAACTGTGAGGTCCACCTGTACCGAGACAAGAACCTCCTCAGCACAATCAAGACACCCGATATGGTCACCAGCATCTGCTTTGGGCGCTACGGACGAGAAGACGGGACCCTGATCATGACCACTAAAGGAGGGGGTCTGATTGTGAAGATCCTAAAGCGGACAGCCGTATTTGATGACAGGGACAGCACCCCCGGTCCCCCCATTGCCCAAAGCATCCGCCTAAATGTCCCCAAAAAGACCAAGCTGTATGTGGACCAAACCATGAGGGAGCGTGAGAGCGCAGTAGTCATGCACCGGGCCTTCCAGATGGACCTGAGCCGCATGCGTCTGGCGTCCGCAAAGGCCTACGTCAAGGCCTTGGAGTCGAGCCTAACACCCATGTCTGCCAGCCTAACAGAACCACTCAAAATGAATGCTGTGGTCCAGGGCCTGGGCCCGTCCTTCAAACTCACCCTCAACGTCCAGAACACGGCAGCATGCCGACCCGTCATGAACCTGACTGTCAGCTTTCTGTACGATGAGAACCTGTACAGCATGAGGAACCCATTTTTTAAAATACCCTTGCTGGTCCCTGGACTAATTTACCCCATTGAAACGTTTGTGGAGTGCACAAGCGACAAGGGTATATCTGACATTATCAAGGTGTTTGTTTTAAGCGAGGGAAGGAGCGCGCCCCTGCTAACTGCCCACATCAACATGCCTGTAAGTGAGGGCCTGGCCCTCAACTGA